The sequence GCGCCGGATGGACAGCTCTATCTCTTCATGCAAACCATGAAGCAGGGAGGCGGCTCTGTGTATTATGTCAGCCGTAGCGAATCGTCCGATGGTCTGAATTTCACTGACCCTGAGGCGGCCATCACGCCCAAAGAGATCGAACCTGGTGTTGATGTGGGTGTCGCGCATGGCCGGATTCTCAAGTTGGATGATGGGAACTATCTTCTTGCCGTGAGTGCCGGCTATGCCCCGGCAGATCCGCGGTCGTGGGCTGGGCCGGGATCACGACTGGCGTATTCGGCGGATCTGAAATCTTGGGATTTCAGCCCCATCTACTTTGCCGGGTGCCACGATCCGACATTTGACAAGACATCCGACGGCATCCGTCTCTACTGCCATTTCCAGGCGAAGCAAACGCTCCGTTTTGACTCCCCCGACGGATACCAATGGGATTCGAAACATCCGGCGGGTCGTGTGGAATTTTTAGATCGAAACGGCGCCGCGATCAACGGGGAGGATATTGACATCCATAGCTTCAGCGATGGAACGAAGCGGATGTTCATCTCCCTCCATCCCAAAGGCCCGCCATGGGGAGAAATCTGGAGCACGGTGAAAAAGTGATCGCCGCGAGTCCTGCCGCCACCACCTTCAAACCCCAGCAAACCCTAAATAACGCTTGACAGGCTTAGCCGATTGCCGTAAAATTTTAGGTTACGTTTCGTTTTAAAGGGGGTGACCGGCGTGGCGCGCATCATGAACGTGGACGAAGTCGCTCGGTATCTTGGGGTGGTTCCGGATACCATCTACCGCAAGGCCCGGCGCGGCGAAATCCCTGCCGTCAAGATGGGCAAGATGTGGCGTTTCCCCAAAGAAACGCTGGATAAGTGGTTGAACGACTCAGCCCTTGAGTCGGTGAAAAAGAATTGACAAGACTCCATCCTGTGACATAATAATGGTTTTCCTCACACGTCTAACGAGCATGCAACATTTAATGATGGGTGTCCAGAATTGTGTCGTGCTGTGGTTCCTGCCCGTGTGAGCGAGTCCCAACTTCCGAATTACCAAGTGACGTTGCGTATGTGCATCGTGTCTCACAATACTGGCAAGACAACGGGCTGGAGTAGCTCAGTGGTAGAGCACGGCCTTGGTAAGGCCGGGGCCACGGGTTCAATCCCCGTCTCCAGCTTATTTTTGGAGATGGGATGGTAAACAGGAGGTGTGGACGGAATGGCTAAAGCCAAGTTTGAGCGCACCAAGCCC comes from Candidatus Omnitrophota bacterium and encodes:
- a CDS encoding exo-alpha-sialidase, which gives rise to MRNNNILGPLLFAAIWCAGALLLGRADAETATRNVNPEKCPDNIWDESEQQDPALCPEDNPAQNPNTAQTQRVTTTPSLQKEFLDNVSTLTVVETWKFEYAVNSGGAFVPDIAEYHGKFYMYAFKPLTGIVSFSSVDGKTWTNDAGARVNDGHGWQYSHPYAAIAPDGQLYLFMQTMKQGGGSVYYVSRSESSDGLNFTDPEAAITPKEIEPGVDVGVAHGRILKLDDGNYLLAVSAGYAPADPRSWAGPGSRLAYSADLKSWDFSPIYFAGCHDPTFDKTSDGIRLYCHFQAKQTLRFDSPDGYQWDSKHPAGRVEFLDRNGAAINGEDIDIHSFSDGTKRMFISLHPKGPPWGEIWSTVKK
- a CDS encoding helix-turn-helix domain-containing protein; amino-acid sequence: MNVDEVARYLGVVPDTIYRKARRGEIPAVKMGKMWRFPKETLDKWLNDSALESVKKN